The Candidatus Cloacimonadota bacterium genome window below encodes:
- a CDS encoding four helix bundle protein encodes MKNNIIQDKSFHFSLTIIELYKILRKNMEYVIPKQLLRSSTSIGANIEEAIGAKSKKDFLAKMYISLKEAGETKYWLNLLDISQLVKYGYSSYLTKIIEIINVLKKSQKLLMKI; translated from the coding sequence ATGAAGAATAATATTATTCAAGATAAGAGCTTCCATTTTTCTTTAACGATTATTGAATTATACAAGATTTTAAGAAAAAATATGGAATATGTTATACCAAAACAACTTTTGAGAAGTTCTACCAGTATTGGAGCTAATATAGAAGAAGCTATTGGAGCTAAAAGCAAAAAAGATTTTTTAGCAAAAATGTATATTTCTCTGAAAGAAGCAGGAGAAACAAAATATTGGTTAAACCTCTTAGATATAAGCCAATTGGTTAAATATGGTTATTCAAGTTACTTAACTAAGATCATTGAAATCATTAATGTTCTAAAAAAATCACAAAAACTACTTATGAAAATATAA
- the nuoE gene encoding NADH-quinone oxidoreductase subunit NuoE, whose protein sequence is MKKNKKEINAIINKFIGRKGALIPLLQEIQAVEKYLAKDTMRYISEKTGIKLSEIYGVATFYTMFRLKPQGKHVIRVCKGTACHVSDANSIAYAIRSELKLGEDEDTTGDGLFTVMEVACLGCCSLAPVIMINENTYGKLTPKSIPKILKKYI, encoded by the coding sequence ATGCAATTATAAATAAATTTATCGGCAGGAAAGGAGCGTTAATCCCTCTTTTACAAGAGATTCAAGCAGTTGAAAAATATTTAGCAAAAGATACAATGCGATATATCTCCGAAAAAACAGGTATTAAATTATCTGAAATCTATGGAGTTGCAACTTTCTATACCATGTTCCGCTTGAAACCGCAGGGTAAACATGTTATCAGAGTTTGCAAAGGTACCGCCTGTCATGTTTCCGATGCGAATTCAATAGCTTACGCAATAAGAAGTGAACTAAAATTAGGAGAAGATGAAGATACTACCGGAGATGGACTATTCACAGTTATGGAGGTTGCCTGTCTTGGTTGCTGCAGTCTCGCTCCTGTGATTATGATAAATGAAAATACTTATGGAAAATTAACTCCAAAATCCATTCCGAAAATTCTGAAAAAATACATCTAA